In the Flagellimonas sp. HMM57 genome, one interval contains:
- a CDS encoding nucleoside triphosphate pyrophosphohydrolase family protein, whose product MESKIKAVELFHNSFGLGVLQEPQADLGAAKNKLRFNLMDEENKEYLEAANEGDLVEVADALGDMLYILCGTILEHGMQYKIEEVFEEIQRSNMSKLGLDGKPIYREDGKVLKGPNYFKPNIEGVLEK is encoded by the coding sequence ATGGAAAGTAAAATAAAGGCAGTAGAACTGTTTCATAACTCTTTTGGTCTTGGGGTGCTACAAGAACCGCAAGCAGACTTGGGAGCGGCAAAAAACAAGTTGCGATTTAATCTTATGGACGAAGAAAACAAAGAGTATTTAGAGGCTGCCAATGAGGGGGATTTAGTTGAAGTTGCCGATGCACTGGGAGATATGCTCTATATTCTTTGTGGGACAATTTTGGAACATGGGATGCAATACAAGATAGAAGAGGTCTTCGAAGAAATTCAGCGTAGCAATATGAGTAAATTAGGATTGGACGGCAAACCTATTTATCGTGAAGATGGAAAAGTACTGAAAGGGCCAAATTATTTTAAACCCAATATAGAAGGCGTTCTCGAAAAATAA
- a CDS encoding branched-chain amino acid aminotransferase, translating to METTTKAIRVEKSKTSKINDVDFDNLSFGSVYTDHMLVCDFVNGSWQTPKVVPYQPITLEPSAKIFHYGQSIFEGMKAYKDEAGDTWLFRPLENHKRLNKSAKRLAIPELPESYFIDGLTTLLQIESDWIPQASGSSLYIRPFILASGTGFHASPADEYKFIIACAPSGSYFSGKVKVLIEEKYSRSANGGVGYAKAGGNYAGQFYPTQLAIEKGYNQVIWTDDNNHEFIEEAGAMNIFIRINDTLITGPTSDRILDGITRKSILDIAKDEGIATEVRKITVNEVVDAAKDGTLKEMFGAGTAAVISPISSFGHKETDYDLPELSESYAALLKKRITDIQYNRAEDKFGWRFKV from the coding sequence ATGGAAACAACGACTAAAGCTATCAGGGTAGAAAAATCTAAAACTTCTAAAATCAATGATGTTGATTTTGACAATCTTTCGTTTGGAAGTGTTTACACAGATCACATGCTGGTCTGCGATTTTGTCAACGGTTCATGGCAAACTCCAAAGGTTGTCCCCTATCAGCCTATAACTTTGGAACCTTCGGCAAAAATATTCCATTATGGACAATCTATTTTTGAGGGAATGAAAGCGTACAAAGATGAAGCAGGAGATACTTGGCTTTTCAGACCTTTGGAAAACCATAAGCGCTTAAATAAATCTGCCAAAAGGCTAGCAATCCCAGAACTTCCTGAATCTTATTTTATTGATGGCCTGACCACCTTGCTTCAAATAGAATCAGATTGGATTCCGCAAGCATCTGGTAGTTCATTATATATTCGTCCTTTTATATTGGCTTCTGGCACTGGGTTTCATGCTTCGCCGGCAGATGAGTATAAATTTATCATAGCTTGTGCGCCATCCGGTTCTTACTTCTCTGGTAAGGTCAAAGTTTTGATCGAAGAGAAATATTCCCGTTCAGCTAACGGCGGGGTGGGCTATGCAAAAGCCGGAGGAAACTATGCCGGTCAGTTTTACCCAACGCAGCTTGCCATTGAAAAAGGATACAACCAAGTTATCTGGACAGACGACAATAATCATGAATTCATAGAGGAGGCGGGTGCTATGAATATCTTTATTCGTATCAACGATACCTTAATAACAGGACCCACCAGTGATCGTATTTTAGATGGTATTACCCGTAAAAGCATTTTAGACATTGCCAAAGACGAAGGTATTGCGACCGAAGTGAGAAAGATTACCGTAAATGAAGTTGTAGATGCGGCAAAAGATGGAACACTTAAAGAAATGTTTGGTGCAGGAACAGCTGCGGTAATTTCTCCAATTTCTTCTTTTGGACATAAAGAAACAGATTATGATTTACCTGAGTTATCGGAAAGTTATGCGGCACTTCTAAAAAAACGAATTACCGATATTCAATACAACCGCGCTGAAGATAAATTTGGATGGCGCTTTAAAGTATAA
- a CDS encoding DUF4920 domain-containing protein, protein MKVFNILTAIFLLFQMVAHAQNTDFEAYGASFNANTTSDHKNGVFEKIGVKDTIATQISGTIVEVCKSKGCWMKVDTGNKEQVFVKFKDYGFFVPTDSENGKVVMNGVAFVEEVSVDEQRHYAEDAGKSKEEVAKITKPKRTLRFEASGVQIEK, encoded by the coding sequence ATGAAAGTATTTAACATTTTAACTGCCATATTCTTACTGTTTCAGATGGTTGCTCATGCCCAAAATACAGATTTTGAAGCTTATGGAGCATCATTTAATGCAAATACTACTTCTGACCATAAAAATGGAGTTTTTGAAAAAATAGGCGTAAAAGACACTATCGCGACCCAAATATCAGGAACTATCGTTGAAGTATGTAAATCCAAAGGATGTTGGATGAAAGTGGATACCGGCAACAAAGAACAGGTTTTTGTAAAGTTCAAGGATTATGGCTTTTTTGTTCCCACGGATTCGGAAAATGGAAAGGTCGTTATGAACGGAGTTGCATTTGTCGAAGAAGTTTCGGTAGATGAACAAAGGCATTATGCAGAAGATGCGGGAAAATCCAAGGAAGAAGTTGCCAAAATAACCAAACCTAAAAGAACCTTAAGGTTTGAAGCTTCTGGAGTACAGATAGAAAAATAG
- the mnmD gene encoding tRNA (5-methylaminomethyl-2-thiouridine)(34)-methyltransferase MnmD, translating to MKRKIITTADGSKTIQIEDWDEQYHSKHGAVQEAYHVFIQNGLRLFQDRCISILEVGFGTGLNAFITYLESVRLKLSVEYIGVEAFPVKSEEIAALNYIENLNAHEHQELFEKMHSSSWETKTKIAQNFELLKQLKDFKSINDANLFNLVYYDAFGARVQPDLWTEELFLKMYSALKKDGVLVTYSAKGSVRRALEAVGFSVERLPGPPGKREMLRATKI from the coding sequence TTGAAGCGCAAAATCATAACTACTGCCGACGGTTCAAAAACCATCCAAATTGAAGATTGGGACGAGCAATACCATTCAAAGCATGGTGCAGTCCAAGAGGCCTATCACGTTTTCATTCAGAACGGTCTACGCCTATTTCAAGATAGATGTATCAGTATTTTAGAAGTAGGATTTGGTACAGGTCTTAATGCATTTATAACTTACTTGGAAAGTGTGCGTTTAAAGCTATCTGTGGAATATATAGGTGTGGAGGCATTTCCGGTAAAATCTGAAGAAATAGCGGCGTTAAACTATATAGAGAACTTAAATGCCCATGAACATCAGGAGCTTTTTGAAAAGATGCATAGCTCATCATGGGAAACTAAAACAAAAATTGCCCAGAACTTTGAATTGCTTAAGCAGCTGAAGGATTTTAAATCCATAAACGACGCTAATTTGTTCAATCTCGTTTATTATGATGCTTTTGGAGCAAGAGTCCAACCCGATTTGTGGACAGAAGAATTGTTTCTGAAAATGTACAGCGCATTGAAAAAAGATGGTGTTTTGGTAACATATTCTGCCAAAGGTAGTGTTCGTAGGGCCTTGGAGGCGGTTGGTTTCTCCGTTGAGCGACTGCCCGGACCGCCGGGCAAACGTGAAATGTTAAGGGCAACAAAGATTT